In Sebastes fasciatus isolate fSebFas1 chromosome 15, fSebFas1.pri, whole genome shotgun sequence, a genomic segment contains:
- the LOC141783801 gene encoding zinc finger MYM-type protein 4-like isoform X2, whose translation MADSEEFRLKRLKHEERLSRVFDEVMGLGDFAESSGGSASSSRSGGQDEAKGVDDTSGQGENQQVEEEDSSGSRQEEKMDEGRESPFPRITSPSSVRPASFTMGTNEGGGGSGGAAFDDALDGLPSFGPEEEEEEEEEEDEEEEEEEEEEEEEEDEDWHFALPMGTREDAKVGKTNRKTGQPGVGNNATRGEPFAPPPREEEEEREDLSTESANTSHSSKDHTPDDSRDGGVLNQTEETEDSQEGERSQAAPMEDSNQPTSPPTINIKDEPIDEGYDAALLPQSSIRQIKEELENQEEELRISSVYSVGGGNTFASPTTMPAAAVPAPPTTTIFIPGRGAVLQAMASLPLRPQAPIPSLLPALLPAPPRPPPPSVPGSVRCSGCSKVLLKGQTAFQRKGSTQLFCSTVCLTGHLPAANKNRSCFQCNREILQPRDMITIPDDGNFVNFCGQFCLSVFRHKKKQVDKIPDKWADKRLERKPEKPPEKPVERPPDKPMCSVCKVSNRQIEHEVTHQGRLHRLCSDACFLTWRKMRHLAMNCCEGCGLYCSSSSGSCQTLTIDRSQLNFCGPTCIGTYKQTCRKTAECAYCHKIAIVSLTIMERDQRGKVQLYCSSACVEQSRPPRHILTGAAFPCCLCKVSAVPQYHLAMVDGTIRNFCSYDCVSIYRKSGDTSQPDLINGTSVLRDPSLRDAPKPGPSAGAGSVPPIPQDYPSSVPYPGHHPSHTSVPPLVPPFPAMSSPTVPGQAQARAPTGQPLKPAEGVPGDPSKLTCHQCSKQFNMKPLLLSHQGRISVFCSRTCGEQYKTQKNILMVCEGCKQEKVLFDTISYNQQDLHYCSESCKLLFKHDQTSRNKDHSWRPCTYCSGISQKMLHSHYGGRMEEFCRPHCMSQYTVLYYGMGRCDSCRKQGYMTEKLQCLGSVRNFCNLPCLLQYCYLHFEASQHTSSNGTGTAPQTPYAPTQPHHTKMNPVIADVVSLANGSATQPSVSADTALTGALPTSNVDGKNLDHASTQTDAMRVPAPRRRQMKNKSVLCRPFTMDQESMCQLPTPFDDLAALALPSASSSSGDEKVKVFMVPVPVPIFIPVPMNMYSQHTPVPMPMPLPVPVPILVPTQKKDMKDVAVQWEPLPVTEEKQKDGPVSSAVSAADQSSSYNGDLKSEVVTPIIRENEETEKAVQADLPPTVSSESSTESTDPTKSTDPTESTDPQPNTQPEETTMTSDPPTTSAEHEPPSSPMMDLETDIPSESLDQKPSAPRRGVKRSREVFSSRKRSRRRTVSLNRRAVVTPVASKLNHLYGVKAWKSWVQQQNKHPGESNIVDIKEDVLQCDSAELSFALSRFIREVRRPNGETYSPDSIFYLCLGIQQYLFMKGRIENIFTDELYSQFATKISGMLRLWKPRLQPSVRARLKPSAACSGAKGGAVSSRVVESYLWECKQLGAYSPIVLLNTVLFFCAKNFGFTTLGQHQSLSFTNFTRQSKPCNRAGKVHYLRYQGSSTAMPHSERFRKRQGEEEVDLEMLENVANPLHCPVRLYEFYLSRCPESVKKRTDVFFLQPEQNVHTHSPLWYTSQPLEGATLQSMLTRILAVREVHQHKERAQHQASATADNDSLQ comes from the exons ATGGCGGACTCGGAGGAATTTAGACTCAAACGCTTAAAG CATGAGGAGCGCCTGTCCAGAGTGTTTGACGAAGTGATGGGGCTTGGAGACTTTGCCGAGTCCTCCGGGGGTTCTGCCAGCTCTTCCAGGAGTGGAGGTCAGGACGAGGCAAAGGGAGTAGACGACACTTCAGGACAAGGGGAAAACCAACAGGTAGAAGAAGAGGATAGCAGCGGCAGCAGACAAGAAGAAAAGATGGATGAGGGGAGAGAGTCACCCTTTCCTCGCATTACCTCCCCTTCCTCTGTCCGACCCGCCTCGTTTACCATGGGCACTAACgaaggagggggaggaagtggaggggCAGCGTTTGATGACGCACTGGATGGACTTCCTTCGTTTGggccagaagaagaagaagaggaagaggaagaggaagatgaggaggaagaagaagaagaagaagaagaagaggaggaggaggatgaagactgGCACTTTGCCCTGCCAATGGGCACCAGGGAGGATGCTAAAGTGGGCAAGACGAACCGAAAAACCGGCCAACCAGGAGTGGGTAACAACGCAACTCGAGGCGAACCCTTTGCCCCCCCgcccagagaggaggaggaggagcgggagGATTTGAGCACTGAGTCTGCTAACACCTCCCACTCCTCCAAGGACCACACACCTGATGACAGCCGAG ATGGAGGCGTCCTGAACCAGACAGAGGAGACTGAAGATAGCCAGGAGGGAGAG AGGTCGCAGGCAGCTCCAATGGAGGACAGTAATCAACCAACATCTCCCCCTACTATTAATATTAAAGATGAGCCCATTGATGAGGGCTACGACGCTGCTTTACTGCCTCAGAGCTCCATCAGACAGATcaaagaggagctggagaaTCAGGAG GAGGAGCTGAGGATCAGCTCTGTCTACTCTGTAGGTGGAGGGAACACCTTCGCATCCCCGACCACCA TGCCGGCAGCAGCAGTCCCAGCTCCCCCTACGACGACCATTTTCATCCCAGGTAGAGGTGCCGTCCTACAGGCCATGGCTTCCCTCCCTCTCAGACCACAAGCTCCAATCCCAAGTTTACTACCAGCTCTGCTACCAGCACCCCCACGGCCACCTCCGCCCTCCGTTCCTGGCAGCGTTCGCTGCAGTGGCTGCTCTAAG GTTCTGCTGAAAGGTCAAACAGCATTCCAAAGGAAAGGTTCGACGCAGCTCTTCTGCTCCACAGTCTGTCTGACAGGCCACCTGCCTGCTGCCAACAAGAACCGATCCTGTTTCCAGTGCAACAG GGAGATTCTTCAGCCCAGGGACATGATCACGATTCCAGACGACGGTAACTTCGTCAACTTCTGCGGCcagttctgtctgtctgtcttcagaCACAAGAAGAAACAGGTTGACAAGATTCCTGATAAATGGGCTGACAAACGACTagagaggaaacctgagaaacCGCCTGAGAAACCAGTGGAGCGACCGCCTGACAAACCCATGTGCAGTGTCTGCAAAGTCTCTAATAGA CAAATTGAGCACGAAGTCACCCATCAAGGTCGTCTGCACAGACTCTGTAGTGATGCTTGTTTTCTAACGTGGCGCAAGATGCGGCACTTAGCCATGAACTGCTGTGAAGGCTGTGGACTTTACTGTAGTAGCAGCTCAGGCTCATGTCAGACGCTCACAATTGACAGATCTCAGCTCAACTTCTGTGGTCCTACCTGTATTGGCACCTACAAACAG ACCTGCAGAAAGACGGCTGAGTGTGCCTACTGTCACAAAATTGCGATAGTGTCCCTCACCATCATGGAACGAGACCAAAGGGGCAAAGTCCAGCTGTACTGTTCATCCGCTTGCGTGGAACAGAGTCGACCACCCCGACACATTCTCACTG GTGCTGCATTCCCCTGCTGCCTGTGCAAGGTATCAGCTGTTCCTCAGTATCATCTGGCCATGGTGGACGGCACCATTCGTAACTTCTGCTCCTATGACTGTGTTTCTATATACAGG AAGTCTGGTGACACCTCTCAGCCAGACCTGATCAACGGAACCTCTGTTCTCAGGGACCCCTCCCTCAGAGATGCCCCCAAACCGGGGCCCTCTGCCGGAGCCGGCTCAGTCCCTCCCATCCCTCAGGACTACCCATCTTCAGTTCCCTACCCGGGCCACCATCCCAGTCATACCTCAGTGCCCCCACTGGTGCCTCCCTTCCCAGCCATGTCCTCCCCCACTGTCCCAGGGCAAGCCCAGGCCAGAGCACCCACCGGTCAGCCCCTGAAACCAGCAGAGGGTGTGCCCGGTGACCCCTCCAAGCTGACCTGCCATCAGTGCAGCAAACAGTTCAACATGAAGCCGCTGCTATTAAGTCACCAA GGTCGTATTTCTGTGTTCTGCAGTAGGACGTGCGGTGAGCAGTATAAAACCCAGAAGAATATCCTGATGGTGTGTGAGGGCTGTAAACAGGAGAAAGTGCTCTTTGACACCATCAGTTACAACCAACAGGACCTACACTATTGCAGTGAAA GCTGTAAGCTACTTTTCAAACATGATCAGACATCTCGTAACAAGGATCATTCCTGGCGTCCCTGCACCTACTGCTCCGGCATCAGCCAGAAGATGCTGCACAGCCACTATGGAGGCAGGATGGAGGAGTTCTGTAGACCCCACTGCATGTCCCAGTACACTGTGCTCTACTATGGG ATGGGTCGATGCGACAGTTGTAGGAAACAGGGCTATATGACTGAGAAGCTGCAGTGTTTGGGTTCAGTCCGTAATTTCTGCAACCTGCCCTGCCTGCTGCAGTACTGCTACCTGCATTTTGAGGCGAGCCAACACACCAGCAGTAACGGTACTGGAACGGCCCCACAAACACCATATG cTCCAACCCAGCCCCACCACACAAAGATGAATCCTGTCATAGCTGATGTTGTGTCACTGGCCAATGGCTCTGCCACTCAGCCCAGTGTGTCAGCAGATACGGCTCTTACTG GAGCACTTCCGACCTCCAACGTTGACGGCAAGAACCTGGACCAT GCCAGTACTCAGACCGATGCCATGCGAGTGCCTGCCCCCCGTCGACGTCAAATGAAGAACAAATCAGTTCTGTGTCGGCCCTTCACTATGGACCAAGAAAGCATGTGCCAGCTGCCCACACCCTTCGATGATTTAGCAG ccctgGCTCTGCCCTCAGCTAGCTCTTCCTCAGGAGATGAGAAAGTGAAGGTGTTCATGGTGCCGGTTCCGGTACCAATCTTCATTCCAGTGCCTATGAACATGTACTCCCAGCACACACCTGTTCCAATGCCTATGCCCCTTCCT GTTCCAGTACCCATACTAGTACCAACACAGAAGAAGGACATGAAAGATGTTGCGGTCCAGTGGGAGCCTTTGCCCGTGAcggaagaaaaacagaaagatgGGCCTGTTTCCAGTGCAG TGTCTGCTGCAGACCAGAGCAGTTCTTACAATGGAGACTTGAAGTCAGAGGTGGTCACTCCCATAATCCGTGAAAATGAGGAGACTGAAAAAGCAGTACAAGCCGACCTGCCACCTACTGTAAGTTCAGAGAGCAGCACAGAGTCAACTGATCCCACAAAGTCAACTGATCCCACAGAGTCAACGGATCCCCAACCTAATACCCAGCCAGAGGAGACCACGATGACAAGCGACCCACCGACCACCAGTGCTGAGCATGaacctccctcctctccaaTGATGGACTTGGAAACTGACATCCCGTCTG AATCGTTGGATCAGAAGCCATCTGCTCCACGGCGAGGAGTGAAAAGATCCAGAGAGGTTTTCTCCAGCCGGAAACGG AGTCGAAGGCGAACTGTTTCGTTGAACCGCAGAGCGGTGGTGACTCCAGTCGCCTCCAAACTGAACCACCTGTATGGGGTTAAAGCATGGAAGAGTTGGgtccaacaacaaaacaaacacccgGGAGAAT CCAACATAGTGGATATTAAAGAAGACGTCCTTCAGTGTGACTCTGCTGAGCTGAGCTTTGCTCTGTCTCGCTTCATCAGAGAAGTGAGACGGCCCAATGGAGAGACCTACAGCCCAGACAGCATCTTCTACCTCTGTCTGGGGATACAACAg TATCTGTTCATGAAGGGCCGCATAGAGAACATCTTTACTGACGAGCTGTACAGCCAGTTTGCTACCAAGATCAGTGGGATGCTGCGACTCTGGAAACCCAGACTACAACCTAGTG tcagaGCCAGGTTGAAGCCTTCCGCAGCATGCAGTGGGGCGAAAG GTGGTGCTGTTTCCTCCCGTGTGGTGGAGTCTTACCTGTGGGAGTGTAAGCAGCTGGGCGCCTACTCCCCCATAGTGTTGCTCAACACGGTGCTCTTCTTCTGCGCCAAAAACTTCGGCTTCACCACGCTGGGGCAGCACCAAAGCCTCTCCTTCACCAACTTCACTCGACAATCCAAACCCTGCAACCGAGCCGGCAAAGTCCACTACCTCCGGTACCAGGGAAGCAGCACTGCCATGCCACACTCAG agCGATTCAGAAAAAggcagggagaggaagaggtagACCTGGAGATGCTTGAAAATGTCGCCAACCCTCTACACTGTCCTGTCAGACTGTACGAGTTCTACCTCTCTAGatg CCCTGAGTCGGTGAAGAAGAGAACCGACGTGTTTTTCCTGCAGCCTGAACAGAATGTGCACACCCACAG TCCCCTCTGGTACACCTCTCAACCGTTAGAGGGCGCCACTCTACAGAGCATGCTCACGCGTATCCTGGCCGTCAGAGAGGTCCACCAGCACAAGGAACGAGCCCAACATCAGGCCTCAGCCACCGCTGATAATGACAGTTTACAGTGA